The Myxococcus fulvus region TGTGGTGGAGCATCGACAGGCGCGCGGTGGAGCACGGACATGAGCGGTGAGACACAGGGTGCCCTTCCGGTGCGGTGGGGCCCTCGCGCGCAGCCGCTGGAGCCGCTGGCCGTGGTGGGCGTGGGATATGTGGCCCGTGCGCTCGCCCGGCGCGTGCTCCTGGAGGATGACGCTCGGCTCTCGTCGTGGAATGGCGTCGCGGGACGGGGCGTGCTCGTGCTGCTGGGCGCCGTCGAGTCCCTGCCGTGGGTGGATGGCGTCACGTACCTGGGGCGTGAGGTGTCGGCGCCGTCATTGTTGCTGCCGTGTGCGCTGGCTCCCGAGGTGCTCGTGTCCGTGCTGGAGCGGGCGCTGCTCTCGCGCGTGGAGGTCGGTGGAACGCCGTGGGCCGTGTTGCCCTCGGGGCCGTGGTTGCTGTCCGTCGCGTCGGCCCGGCCGGTGCACCGCGCGACGCTCGCCGCGTGGCTGGCGGACGAGGAGGGCGGGGCTTCATGAGCGCGCTGCCTCCCTCGCTGAGCCCCTGGGCCGAGTCCCTGTCGCTGTTCCCCGAGCCCCTGTCGCTCCACGTGGGCGCGTATGTGGCGCGACTGGCCGCGGCCGTCGGTGGGATGCGCTCGCGCTCCAACAGGGAGGGCGGTGAGCCGGAGGGGTATGACGGGCTGTCCCGACGCGGCTCGTTCGACCGGCTGCTCGTCAGTGAGTGGCTCTGGGCGCTGGAGGCTCCCGAGGAGCTGGTGCGTCGCGCCGCCTTCGGAGAGCTGTCGTACCTGAAGCCCTCGTTCCGACAGCCGCAGGGCGCGCGTCGCACGGTGGTGCTGCTGGACGCGGGGCCGGACCAGCTCGGCAACCCGCGCATCGCGCATCTGGCGTTGCTCATCGTCATGGCCCGCCGTGCCGAGGCCGCGGGGGCGGCGTTCACCTGGGGCGTGCTCCAGGCGCCTCCTCCGAAGCAACGCCCGTACTCCGAGGTGACGCCATCGTTGGTGTTGTCCTGGCTCGGCGCGAGGGACATCGCGCCGCCCTCGGAGGAGCAGCTCGCCGCGTGGCGTGAGGCGCTCGCGCTGGAGGCCACTCCGGAAGATGCGTGGCTCGTGGGCGATGCCCGGCTGGCGCGGCTTCCGAGCGCACGAGGGTTGTCTCGCGTGGAGGTGGGCGAGGTGATGGAGCCTGGTGAACGCAAGCTCCAGGTGGACGTGCGCCCCGCGTCGCGTGAGGCGCGCTCGGTGGTGCTGGAGTTGCCGCCCGCGGACGACTGCGTCCGACTCCTGAGAGACCCGTTCCAGGCGCGCGTCGCGAAGCCCGTGGTGCGCCTGTCCGAGGACCGGCCCACGTCGTTCCACTTCTCCGCGGAGGGCCGCCGACTGGTGACGTTCCACGCGGATGGCAGTGTGTCCGCGATGGCCATCCCCGCCTCGCCGACGGCCACCCTCCCCAAGCCCCGGCGCATCAAGGTGAAGCCGAACCAGACGGTGCTGGCCGCGGGCTGGCGTCCGAACGGCGGGCTGCTCACGTTGATGGAGCGCGAGGACCGCTACGTGCTCCATGGCACGCTCTCGCAGCCGCGCATCAGCCGAGGCGTGGGGTCGGCGGAGATCATCGGCGGGTGGTCGTCCGGCTATGCGCCCACGTTTCCCTCCGCGACTCCGGGGCCGGGGCGACTGTTCTCCTGGAGGGACCGGGGCCGTCAAGAGATGGTGTTGCTGCTGACGCGCACCGGGGGGCTCTTCCTCGTGTATCGCGTCGAGGCCGAGCAGCGCATCGAGATGGTGGCGCTCGACTACCCGGTGACGGCGATGGCGGAGGTGGGCAACAAGCTCGTCTACATCCGTGGCGGCGCGAAGGTGCCTGTCAGCTCGCGACTGGAGCGACTGAGGCGTGAGAAGTGGCAGACGGGGGATGACGGCAAGCCCGTGTTCGTGCTCGCGCCGCAGGAGGATGCGCCCCCACCTCCGCCGCGGACGTCGCTGCACGTCATGGGCACGTGGGACGCCGAGGACGTGGTGCTGAACGTGAAGCAGGGCGAGGCCTGTTTCGGTTGGGCGAGCGATGTCCCGGTGGTTCAGGGCATGGGGCTGCTCGCGGCGCGGCACGCGTCGAACGTGTGGCGCATGTTCCTCGCGGACCACCAGGTGGACATCACCGTGCCGGATGGGGCGCGTGTCGTCGGCGTGGGCGGCTGTCACGTCGCGGAGCACCAGGTGGGACTGTTCGTCCTGGGCGCGGACCAGCGCACGCTCCTGTGGCTGACGGAGAAGCGCGAGACCGTGCTGCGGAAGGCGTCGGAGGTGGTGACACACGCCGAGGTCAGCCACTCCGCGCCGCTCCTGGCGTGGCTGACGCGAAGTGGAGAGTTGGTGGTGATGGACCTGACGATGGGGCGGGTGCTCTACCGCGCGACGACGGGAGGGATGTGATGCGTCCTTCGCCCTCGCCACGTCAGCACCTGCATCGGGGCACGGTGAGCGCCGTGGCGTTCTGGTTCGACCCGGTGCTCCTCTCTGAGGACGAGGCGCGTCGGCGGGTGATGTCGCTGTGGGCGCCGGGCGCTTGCGTGCTGTGGGTGGCCCACGGGTACCTGCTGCGCCTGCCTGTCGCGCGTCGCTGTGACGCGGGGACGAGTCCGGGCCTCGCGCTCACGCTGGAGCGGGGTGTGCTCGTCTCGGCGCCGCTGTCGTCCGTGGAGTGGGAGCGGGTGGAGGCGCGGCCGGGCTCGCTCGTGCTCGTGCGGGGTGGACAGGCCCGTGTGCATCCGGTGACGGGCGCGCCGCCGGTGGATGTGTCCTCGTGGTTGGATGTGTCGGCGTGGACGGTGGTGCCCACGCGGGGGCTGGGCGCGCCGCCGGCTCCCGTGGTGTCCGTGGTGGAGCCGAAGGCGCCGCTCACCCGGGCCTTCTTCGGCTCCGCGGTCCCTGAGCTGTCGACGGAGGCGAAGGAGGTGATGGCGCGCATGCAGGGGCGCGTGGTGGAGGCGCCCGTCACCGTGAGGCCCGTGGGGTGGAGGGAGCGACTGCGCGCGGCGTTCGGGCGGGGGGGCGCGACTGCACGCGTTGGCTTGCTGTCGCGGTTGCGCGCGGCCCTCGGACCTGGGGAAGGCGCGTCGCCACGACGGCGTGGGGCTGATGGTTCGGCGCCCGGTGATGGAGCGCGTCCTGGTGTGTTGGCGCGTCTGCGCGCCGCGTTCGGGCGAGGCGAGGACTCCAAGTCTGGCGAGGGGAAGCGTCCCGGCATCCTGTCGCGACTGAGCGCCGCGTTCGGACGAGACGAGGACTCCAAGTCCGGTGAAGGAACGCGTCCCGGAGTGCTGTCTCGACTGAGCGCTGCGTTCGGACGAGGAGCTGCTTCCGAGGGCTCGCGGCCTGGTGTGTTGTCGCGTCTGCGCGCGGCCTTCGGGCGAGGCGGGGGCGCTCGTCCAGGTTCGATGTCGAACTCATCCGCCGCTGGGCGTGAAGCCCCGGCGGGGTGGTGGAGTCGGCTGCGCGCGGCTTTCGGCGGAGGTGATGGCGGCGCGGAGACACAGGACCCGGCGGCGATGGCCCGGTCCTCTGGCGCGAGCACGGGTGGTTGGCTCGGCCGGTTCGCCGCGTGGCTCGGGAGCGGTGTCACCTCGAGCGAGGGCGCGCACCGTGATGCGCTCACCTCCGGGAATCCGTCCTGGTTGGGTCGGTGGCTGTCATCCCTGTTCTCCACCGTCGAGAATTCACAGCCCTCGGGTGCTCGCGCCCAGGCTCCGGGGCCGCGCCCCGCTCCTCCGAGCCCGGGTGTGTTCTCACGCCTGTCCAGATGGCTCATCCACCAGTCGCCGCTGAGCCACCTGCTCCTGCGTCGCAAGGCGGAGTACCTGCGCCGCCTCTTCGAGATGTTCGAGGACGGAGACCTGAAAGAAGCCCTGCGCCATGCCGTGCCGCTGGGCGGGGGCGCCCCCGATGCGAACACCCGCGAGGCGCTCGGACTGCCGGGCCCTCGCGAGAAGCTCACGCTGCGGCTCGGACCCCGAGGTCCCGCCACCACCTTCGCGGGCGGCGAGGACCTCTACGAGGCGCTGCGCCAACGCTACCGCGCGGCCTTCCAACGCTTCGAGCGCGAGGGCCGCATCGACGAGGCCGTGTTCGTGCTCTCCGAGCTGCTCGGCGCGCACCTGGAGGCCGTCGCCTTCCTGGAGAAGCACGGCCGCTTCCAGCTCGCGGCGGAGCTCGCGGAGGGCCGCGCCCTGGGCCCCGGGCTCGTCGTGCGCCAGTGGTTCCTCGCGAAGGACCCGCGGCGCGCGGTGGCCATCGCCCGACGCAGTGGCTGCTTCGCGGACGCCGTGCTCCGACTGGAGCGCACGCACCCCGAGGAGGCCCGCGCGCTCAGGCTCCTCTGGGCCCAGGACCACGCGGACGCGGGCAACTGGTCGCAGGCCGTGCAGGTCATCTGGCCCGTGGTGGAGAAGCGGGAGCTGGCGCGCGAGTGGCTGGAGCGCGGCGTCGACGTGGGAGGCGTCACCGGCGCGCGACTGCTGGCCCGCTGGGCCTGCGCGCTCCCAGAGGGGCTGTCCTCCACGCGCGCTCGCGCGTCGTCCCTTCTGGATGACGAGACACCCCAGGGCGGCCTGGAGCGG contains the following coding sequences:
- a CDS encoding bpX6 domain-containing protein, whose product is MRPSPSPRQHLHRGTVSAVAFWFDPVLLSEDEARRRVMSLWAPGACVLWVAHGYLLRLPVARRCDAGTSPGLALTLERGVLVSAPLSSVEWERVEARPGSLVLVRGGQARVHPVTGAPPVDVSSWLDVSAWTVVPTRGLGAPPAPVVSVVEPKAPLTRAFFGSAVPELSTEAKEVMARMQGRVVEAPVTVRPVGWRERLRAAFGRGGATARVGLLSRLRAALGPGEGASPRRRGADGSAPGDGARPGVLARLRAAFGRGEDSKSGEGKRPGILSRLSAAFGRDEDSKSGEGTRPGVLSRLSAAFGRGAASEGSRPGVLSRLRAAFGRGGGARPGSMSNSSAAGREAPAGWWSRLRAAFGGGDGGAETQDPAAMARSSGASTGGWLGRFAAWLGSGVTSSEGAHRDALTSGNPSWLGRWLSSLFSTVENSQPSGARAQAPGPRPAPPSPGVFSRLSRWLIHQSPLSHLLLRRKAEYLRRLFEMFEDGDLKEALRHAVPLGGGAPDANTREALGLPGPREKLTLRLGPRGPATTFAGGEDLYEALRQRYRAAFQRFEREGRIDEAVFVLSELLGAHLEAVAFLEKHGRFQLAAELAEGRALGPGLVVRQWFLAKDPRRAVAIARRSGCFADAVLRLERTHPEEARALRLLWAQDHADAGNWSQAVQVIWPVVEKRELAREWLERGVDVGGVTGARLLARWACALPEGLSSTRARASSLLDDETPQGGLERLAFAEALSQESVSATRATLLQSTVRALLKDRATGRAHVTVDFLERLLKELPDGALRADLPTLPVQTLPAWGSDPKLPPVVAAASLADAGTHFVHDAAALSGGRVLLALGEAGAMLLDAEGRGLAHLDVPAFSLVASLHQDRVLALAPRGELHRVSRIDVMARKATHWCDLAMESWAPTYDGGSWFVVSGHTVMMLDAQAPDARALWRVADVPGTVRSLAVDDSWLSFTTSHLERWTYELRNGPTLRARGPLVSGPAEAVLGLRSCALTPDGEARAAVLMVGEDPLFRHVDWLWLPPNIPRQATPWVSDAELGEPVHQVLTPTWRAEVVRCVEGWDARLLDARGLLRARLTLTFEGDTPPRVRLSASTLLVYDVHGRVLRLDLEHGTVRHVVAA